One genomic window of Candidatus Methylomirabilis tolerans includes the following:
- a CDS encoding (5-formylfuran-3-yl)methyl phosphate synthase yields the protein MKLMISVRDEQEAAAALAGGADIIDVKNPAEGSLGAGRPETIAAIVRTVLGATPVSASIGDVPNLPGTVALAGLGAAICGVRLVKVGLLGARTGAEAANLLDAVSGALRMANGTVGLVACAYADSALVGSLEPLELPEAAAPFVEGCLIDTAIKDGRTLFQCLPEETITRFIRQCHDRGLFCALAGSLQQADLSKALALGADIVGVRTAACEGGQRSGSISMTLVERLKNRVKGVGRPISSASHSA from the coding sequence ACAAGAGGCGGCCGCCGCGTTGGCCGGCGGAGCCGACATCATCGATGTGAAGAACCCGGCCGAGGGGTCGCTGGGCGCCGGGCGACCGGAGACCATTGCAGCGATCGTGAGAACTGTCCTGGGCGCGACCCCTGTCAGCGCATCGATCGGCGACGTCCCGAATCTTCCGGGGACCGTGGCCCTTGCCGGCCTGGGCGCCGCCATCTGCGGGGTTCGACTCGTCAAGGTGGGACTGCTGGGGGCCAGGACAGGCGCGGAGGCGGCCAACCTGCTCGATGCCGTCAGCGGCGCGTTACGGATGGCGAACGGCACAGTGGGTCTGGTAGCCTGCGCCTACGCCGATTCCGCCCTTGTTGGTTCGCTCGAACCGCTTGAGCTTCCCGAAGCCGCCGCGCCCTTTGTCGAAGGGTGCCTCATCGATACCGCCATCAAAGATGGACGTACGCTCTTCCAGTGTCTTCCGGAGGAGACCATTACCCGCTTCATTCGGCAGTGCCACGATCGGGGGCTCTTCTGTGCCCTGGCAGGCTCCCTGCAGCAGGCGGATCTTTCCAAAGCCCTGGCGCTTGGCGCCGACATTGTCGGTGTACGAACCGCGGCCTGCGAGGGAGGACAGCGGAGCGGCTCCATTTCCATGACGTTGGTGGAACGCCTCAAAAACAGGGTAAAGGGTGTAGGACGACCTATTTCTTCCGCCTCGCACTCCGCGTAA
- a CDS encoding aspartate/glutamate/uridylate kinase has translation MKIDVVIKVGGSLGRWKGLGKLLDSIERWKGSTNVLVIPGGGVFADLVRAEYRRVRLTNHAAHRMAILAMDQYGLELCDLASRAAAASSLNQVMEVIRRGRLPIYLPSRSLARHDPFTPSWGVTSDSIAAYIAGRVGAKSLLLLKSADGIFARDPKIDPSAPLLPRITRSHLSRDGGVDREFAKWLNGIDCCWIINGRRPARVKEWLECRKTVGTCVITRSARRKK, from the coding sequence ATGAAGATCGACGTCGTCATCAAGGTGGGCGGGAGCCTCGGCCGGTGGAAGGGGCTGGGGAAGCTGCTCGATTCGATCGAGCGGTGGAAGGGCTCCACCAATGTGTTGGTGATTCCGGGTGGCGGCGTATTTGCCGATCTGGTGCGGGCAGAGTATCGCCGAGTACGGCTAACCAATCACGCCGCGCACCGGATGGCTATCCTGGCGATGGATCAGTACGGCCTGGAGCTGTGCGATCTGGCCTCTCGGGCTGCGGCGGCCTCCAGCCTGAATCAGGTCATGGAGGTAATCCGGCGCGGCCGACTTCCGATCTATCTCCCCTCCCGATCCCTTGCTCGCCACGATCCCTTTACGCCGTCGTGGGGCGTGACCTCGGATTCGATCGCCGCCTATATCGCTGGACGTGTTGGGGCGAAAAGCCTGCTGCTGCTGAAGTCTGCGGATGGGATCTTTGCGCGAGATCCAAAGATCGACCCGTCGGCGCCCCTGCTGCCGCGCATCACGCGCTCGCACCTTTCGCGTGACGGTGGCGTGGATCGCGAGTTTGCCAAGTGGCTGAACGGGATCGACTGTTGCTGGATCATCAACGGGAGACGTCCGGCTCGCGTCAAAGAGTGGCTGGAGTGCAGGAAGACGGTGGGAACGTGTGTGATTACGCGGAGTGCGAGGCGGAAGAAATAG